A window of Polaromonas hydrogenivorans contains these coding sequences:
- a CDS encoding group II truncated hemoglobin, with amino-acid sequence MNPTTATAATSPASQPPATHFELLGGQAGVVRLVNAFYRHMDTRLDASGIRAMHEPDLASTKAVLVLYLCEWLGGPKDYSAQRGHPRLRMRHGGFSIGVAERDAWLACMRAALDDAGATPELHGALMTAFFKTADWMRNTSP; translated from the coding sequence ATGAACCCCACCACAGCCACTGCTGCAACTTCCCCGGCCAGCCAGCCGCCGGCAACGCACTTCGAGCTGCTCGGCGGCCAGGCCGGTGTCGTGCGGCTGGTGAATGCTTTTTACCGTCATATGGATACGCGGCTTGACGCCAGCGGCATTCGCGCCATGCACGAGCCCGACCTCGCCTCGACCAAGGCCGTGCTGGTGCTGTACCTGTGTGAATGGCTGGGCGGCCCAAAAGACTATTCGGCCCAGCGCGGCCACCCGCGCCTGCGCATGCGCCACGGCGGCTTTTCCATCGGCGTGGCCGAGCGCGACGCCTGGCTGGCCTGCATGCGCGCAGCGCTCGATGACGCTGGCGCCACGCCCGAGCTGCACGGCGCATTGATGACCGCTTTTTTCAAGACCGCCGACTGGATGCGCAACACCAGCCCCTGA
- a CDS encoding nitroreductase family protein encodes MLNPHAATLLAYHERTKHRLERYAFGPETLDWDAQPDPFRRFAGAPLTPLPLPANDEKVAWSRIFTPGAIAPHPATLRSIGLLFELSFALSAWKQLGPDRWAQRCNPSSGNLHPTEVYLLASGLAYLDDGLYHYAPREHALEQRAALTPPIPPIPQESSAPPRLLVGFSSIHWREAWKYGERAFRYCQLDMGHAIGALRYAAAVLGWRLREVALTHDDIARLLGLDRASDFARAEREEPEAVFELLLTPGNLEGCDPLAWLPGAAWQGQANRLDPRPMYHWPVIEQAAQASRRSVPTPAASGLPMAARRLLPNTQTSAADLIRSRRSAQRFDRRARLDAERLWPMLEALMPQTEDGHAALPWDTGNRLPAVHAVLFAHRIDGLAPGAYLLARHPSALPALQAALAHLAWQQVPNSPPGVPLHELVQNPALAGTLRTLSCHQAIAADALFVVALLAEFTPRIGPAPWQYRELLREAGLIGQSLYLEAEAAGLRGTGIGCYFDDPVHELLGLSGPAPQTWQVLYHFSVGLPMPDERITRFPPYDRQETMDSSAHLRPPTPRAAP; translated from the coding sequence ATGCTGAACCCCCACGCAGCCACCCTGCTGGCCTACCACGAGCGGACCAAGCACCGGCTGGAGCGCTACGCCTTCGGCCCGGAGACCCTGGACTGGGATGCGCAGCCCGACCCGTTTCGCCGCTTCGCCGGAGCGCCGCTGACGCCGCTGCCGCTGCCCGCCAATGACGAAAAGGTGGCCTGGAGCCGAATCTTCACCCCCGGCGCCATCGCGCCGCACCCGGCCACGCTGCGAAGCATTGGCCTGCTGTTTGAACTCTCGTTTGCGCTGTCGGCCTGGAAGCAGCTGGGGCCGGACCGCTGGGCGCAGCGCTGCAACCCCTCCAGCGGCAACCTGCACCCGACCGAGGTGTATCTGCTGGCCAGCGGACTGGCTTATCTGGATGACGGCCTTTACCACTACGCCCCCAGGGAACATGCGCTGGAGCAGCGCGCCGCGCTCACTCCGCCCATACCGCCCATACCGCAGGAAAGCAGCGCCCCGCCCCGCCTGCTGGTCGGTTTCAGCTCGATTCACTGGCGCGAGGCCTGGAAATACGGCGAGCGCGCCTTTCGCTACTGCCAGCTCGACATGGGCCACGCCATCGGCGCGCTGCGCTATGCCGCCGCCGTGCTCGGCTGGCGCCTGCGGGAAGTCGCCCTCACGCATGACGACATCGCCAGGCTGCTGGGCCTGGACCGCGCCAGCGACTTTGCCCGCGCCGAGCGCGAAGAACCCGAAGCCGTGTTTGAACTGCTGCTGACGCCCGGCAACCTTGAAGGCTGCGACCCGCTGGCGTGGCTGCCAGGTGCCGCGTGGCAGGGACAGGCCAACCGGCTTGATCCCCGGCCGATGTACCACTGGCCAGTCATTGAGCAGGCGGCCCAGGCTTCGCGCCGCAGCGTGCCAACGCCCGCCGCGTCCGGGCTGCCCATGGCGGCCCGCCGCCTGCTGCCCAACACCCAAACCAGCGCCGCCGACCTGATCCGTTCACGCCGCAGCGCCCAGCGCTTTGACCGCCGCGCCCGGCTTGACGCCGAACGCCTCTGGCCGATGCTCGAAGCCCTGATGCCGCAGACCGAAGACGGCCACGCGGCCCTTCCCTGGGACACAGGAAACAGGCTCCCGGCCGTGCATGCCGTGCTGTTTGCGCACCGCATCGACGGCCTGGCCCCCGGCGCCTACCTGCTTGCGCGCCATCCGTCGGCCCTGCCCGCGCTCCAGGCCGCGCTGGCACATCTGGCCTGGCAGCAGGTTCCGAACAGCCCGCCCGGCGTGCCGCTGCACGAGCTGGTCCAGAACCCCGCGCTGGCCGGCACCCTGCGCACGCTGAGCTGCCACCAGGCGATTGCCGCCGATGCGCTGTTTGTCGTCGCGCTGCTGGCCGAATTCACCCCCCGGATCGGCCCCGCCCCCTGGCAGTACCGCGAACTGCTGCGCGAAGCCGGGCTGATCGGCCAGTCGCTCTACCTCGAAGCCGAAGCCGCCGGGCTGCGCGGCACCGGCATCGGCTGCTACTTTGACGACCCCGTGCATGAACTTCTGGGCTTGTCCGGCCCGGCCCCGCAGACCTGGCAGGTGCTCTACCACTTCAGCGTCGGGCTGCCCATGCCGGATGAGCGCATCACCCGTTTTCCACCTTACGACCGACAGGAAACCATGGACTCCTCTGCCCACCTTCGTCCACCCACCCCAAGGGCCGCGCCATGA
- a CDS encoding BufA1 family periplasmic bufferin-type metallophore: protein MNKRTLISAAATSLMSLAMFSSPVMAQDNMAKEKCFGIAKAGQNDCASITGVHSCAGQSKVDSDKGEWKYVAKGSCEKVGGLNLDQVKAAARKG from the coding sequence ATGAACAAACGCACCCTGATTTCCGCCGCCGCCACCTCGCTGATGTCCCTGGCGATGTTTTCCTCGCCCGTGATGGCGCAGGACAACATGGCCAAGGAAAAGTGCTTCGGCATTGCCAAGGCCGGCCAGAACGATTGCGCCAGCATCACCGGCGTGCACAGCTGCGCCGGCCAGTCCAAGGTGGACAGCGACAAGGGCGAATGGAAATACGTCGCCAAGGGCAGCTGCGAGAAAGTCGGCGGATTGAACCTGGACCAAGTCAAGGCCGCCGCCAGGAAAGGCTGA
- a CDS encoding DNA-binding domain-containing protein yields the protein MNALAQQQALLQALWTRPGHTPPLDTLLAAPWQRGLAAYRTNASALAERALQAAYPVVAELIGAGSFALMARQFWQQYPPVCGDLARWGDALPGFLAGEPQLADVPYLADVAQVEWALHRNAGAPDAAPFEPASFALLGQHEPDALTLRLPPGTVLQRSRWPVLSLISAHLHSEPSLDTVAARMQARQGETALVWRQGLRPRLAACTDAEATLIDALLAGQSLLAALEAAEAKEAQFDFSAWLNAAVTQGQVLGAATLP from the coding sequence ATGAACGCGCTGGCCCAACAACAGGCGCTGCTGCAGGCGCTGTGGACACGGCCCGGCCACACCCCGCCGCTGGACACCCTGCTGGCCGCGCCGTGGCAGCGCGGCCTGGCGGCTTACCGCACCAACGCCAGCGCCTTGGCCGAACGCGCACTGCAAGCGGCCTACCCGGTGGTGGCCGAGCTGATAGGCGCAGGCAGCTTTGCGCTGATGGCGCGCCAGTTCTGGCAGCAATACCCGCCCGTCTGCGGCGACCTGGCCCGCTGGGGCGACGCCCTGCCCGGCTTTCTGGCCGGCGAGCCGCAACTGGCCGATGTGCCCTACCTGGCCGACGTGGCGCAGGTGGAATGGGCGCTGCACCGCAATGCTGGCGCACCCGATGCAGCGCCTTTTGAGCCGGCCAGCTTTGCCCTGCTCGGCCAGCACGAGCCCGACGCGCTCACGCTGCGGCTGCCGCCCGGCACCGTGCTGCAGCGCAGCCGCTGGCCGGTGCTCAGCCTGATCAGCGCCCACCTGCACAGCGAACCTTCGCTGGACACCGTGGCCGCCCGCATGCAGGCCCGCCAGGGCGAAACCGCGCTGGTCTGGCGCCAGGGCCTGCGCCCCCGCCTGGCCGCCTGCACCGATGCCGAAGCCACACTGATTGACGCGCTGCTGGCGGGCCAGTCACTGCTGGCCGCGCTGGAGGCAGCCGAGGCGAAAGAAGCGCAATTCGATTTCAGCGCCTGGCTGAACGCAGCGGTCACGCAAGGCCAGGTGCTGGGCGCCGCCACCCTCCCCTGA
- the nifH gene encoding nitrogenase iron protein, with protein MAKLRQIAFYGKGGIGKSTTSQNTLAALSDLGQKILIVGCDPKADSTRLILHAKAQDTILSLAAEAGSVEDLELEDVMKIGYKDIRCVESGGPEPGVGCAGRGVITSINFLEENGAYDGVDYVSYDVLGDVVCGGFAMPIRENKAQEIYIVMSGEMMAMYAANNISKGILKYANSGGVRLGGLVCNERQTDKEYELADALSGMLGTKLIHFIPRDNVVQHAELRRMTVIEYAPESKQAGEYRTLASKIHNNAGNGTIPTPITMDQLEDMLMEFGIMEAIDESEVGKAAAAAAALAA; from the coding sequence ATGGCCAAACTTCGGCAAATCGCCTTTTACGGCAAAGGTGGCATCGGTAAATCGACCACTTCCCAAAACACCCTGGCGGCCCTGTCCGACCTCGGTCAGAAAATCCTGATCGTCGGCTGCGACCCCAAGGCCGACTCGACCCGCCTGATCCTTCACGCAAAAGCCCAGGACACCATCCTGTCGCTGGCCGCTGAAGCCGGTTCCGTCGAGGATCTGGAACTCGAAGACGTCATGAAGATCGGCTACAAGGACATCCGCTGCGTCGAGTCCGGCGGCCCAGAGCCAGGAGTTGGCTGCGCTGGCCGCGGTGTCATCACCTCGATCAACTTCCTTGAAGAAAACGGCGCCTACGACGGCGTTGACTATGTTTCCTACGACGTGCTGGGCGACGTGGTGTGCGGCGGTTTCGCCATGCCCATCCGCGAAAACAAGGCGCAGGAAATCTACATCGTCATGTCCGGCGAAATGATGGCCATGTACGCCGCCAACAACATCTCCAAGGGCATTTTGAAGTATGCCAATTCGGGTGGCGTGCGTCTGGGCGGCCTGGTCTGCAACGAGCGCCAGACCGACAAGGAATACGAGCTGGCTGACGCCCTGTCCGGCATGCTGGGCACCAAGCTGATCCACTTCATCCCACGCGACAACGTCGTTCAGCACGCTGAGCTGCGCCGCATGACGGTGATCGAGTACGCACCTGAGTCCAAGCAGGCCGGCGAATACCGCACCCTGGCTTCGAAGATCCACAACAACGCTGGCAACGGCACGATCCCTACCCCGATCACGATGGATCAGCTCGAAGACATGCTGATGGAATTCGGCATCATGGAAGCGATTGACGAGTCGGAAGTCGGCAAGGCCGCCGCCGCAGCCGCAGCCTTGGCTGCCTAA
- a CDS encoding DoxX family protein produces MSITTLARSGLTLWQGLSTALNSTRPLLALLARCYVAEAFFLSGLTKLRDWDTTLALFSDEYHVPLLPPPLAAFMGTGGELVLPVLLALGLGGRFAALGLSVMNVVAVISLSEIAPAALQQHITWGVLLAMLAVFGSGSWSADSLLVKPWLRRRGWLERS; encoded by the coding sequence ATGTCCATCACGACACTGGCCCGCAGCGGCCTGACCCTGTGGCAAGGCCTGAGCACCGCCCTGAACAGCACCCGCCCGCTGCTCGCCCTGCTGGCGCGCTGCTATGTGGCCGAGGCGTTTTTCCTGTCCGGCCTGACCAAGCTGCGCGACTGGGACACCACGCTGGCGCTGTTTTCCGACGAATACCACGTCCCGCTGCTGCCGCCCCCGCTGGCAGCCTTCATGGGAACCGGCGGCGAACTGGTGCTGCCGGTGCTGCTGGCGCTGGGCCTGGGCGGGCGCTTTGCGGCGCTCGGCCTGTCGGTGATGAACGTCGTGGCGGTCATCAGCCTGAGCGAAATCGCCCCCGCCGCCCTGCAGCAGCACATCACCTGGGGAGTTCTGCTGGCCATGCTGGCGGTTTTTGGCAGCGGCAGCTGGTCAGCCGACAGCCTGCTGGTCAAGCCCTGGCTGCGGCGGCGTGGCTGGCTGGAGCGGAGTTGA
- a CDS encoding sigma-70 family RNA polymerase sigma factor, whose amino-acid sequence MDFTNPGAFEQQIASHRDYLLRFARLQLRNDTWAEDAVSETVLAALARPQAFERRSQLKTWLVGILKHKVIDALRLQGREVSLSPQGDDASADDLLDQALFAPDGHFAEQPADWGNPEQELGSRQFFAVLEACAGKLPAAQGRLFLMREWLELSSEEICKELGLTPTNLYVQLHRARQRLRECLELNWFANPQAL is encoded by the coding sequence ATGGATTTCACCAACCCCGGCGCTTTCGAGCAGCAAATTGCCTCGCACCGCGATTACCTGCTGCGCTTTGCGCGGCTGCAGTTGCGCAACGACACCTGGGCCGAAGACGCCGTGTCCGAAACCGTGCTGGCTGCGCTGGCCAGGCCGCAGGCGTTCGAGCGCCGCTCCCAGCTCAAGACCTGGCTGGTCGGCATCCTCAAGCACAAGGTGATCGACGCGCTGCGCCTGCAGGGCCGCGAGGTCAGCCTGAGCCCTCAGGGTGACGACGCCAGCGCCGACGACCTGCTGGACCAGGCGCTGTTCGCGCCCGACGGCCACTTTGCCGAGCAGCCCGCCGACTGGGGCAACCCCGAGCAGGAACTGGGCAGCCGCCAGTTTTTTGCCGTGCTTGAAGCCTGCGCCGGCAAGCTGCCCGCCGCGCAGGGGCGGCTGTTCCTGATGCGCGAGTGGCTCGAACTCTCCAGCGAAGAGATTTGTAAGGAACTGGGCTTGACGCCGACCAATCTTTACGTGCAACTGCACCGCGCCCGCCAGCGGCTGCGCGAGTGTCTTGAATTGAACTGGTTTGCGAACCCCCAAGCCCTATGA
- a CDS encoding ankyrin repeat domain-containing protein encodes MKGQRMFRRLTLAELGAWQGQRPNALLLDARDADSHARNGWPGAVFLGRHNQDQLLLRTERRQPVLIYCYHGNASQTWAQMFADFGFTDVCDLVGGHAAWVTGTATANPSGKTPTPELAAWLAREGFVGPDGRGAHGNTPLMVAAWRGAAGIVEALLAHGVVLDAVNGDGNNALWLACVNGNPDVMKRLVAAGVPINHANSTGATCLMYAASSGKTDVLRTLLLLNADMSLRTQDDFSALDMAANLDCLQLLRKH; translated from the coding sequence ATGAAAGGCCAACGCATGTTCCGCCGCCTCACGCTCGCCGAGCTGGGCGCCTGGCAGGGCCAGCGCCCCAACGCGCTGCTGCTTGACGCCCGCGACGCCGACAGCCATGCCAGGAACGGCTGGCCCGGCGCGGTGTTCCTGGGGCGCCACAACCAGGACCAGCTGCTGCTGCGCACGGAGCGCCGCCAGCCGGTGCTGATTTACTGCTACCACGGCAACGCCAGCCAGACCTGGGCGCAGATGTTCGCCGACTTCGGCTTTACCGATGTCTGCGACCTGGTCGGCGGCCATGCGGCCTGGGTCACCGGAACGGCGACCGCCAACCCGTCCGGCAAGACGCCCACGCCCGAACTCGCCGCCTGGCTGGCGCGTGAGGGCTTTGTCGGCCCGGACGGGCGCGGCGCGCACGGCAACACACCGCTGATGGTGGCCGCCTGGCGCGGCGCCGCCGGCATCGTCGAGGCCTTGCTGGCGCACGGCGTGGTGCTGGACGCCGTCAACGGCGACGGCAACAACGCGCTCTGGCTGGCCTGCGTCAACGGCAATCCTGACGTCATGAAGCGCCTGGTGGCGGCCGGCGTTCCCATCAACCACGCCAACAGCACCGGCGCCACCTGCCTGATGTATGCCGCGTCCTCGGGCAAGACCGATGTGCTGCGCACGCTGCTGCTACTCAACGCCGACATGAGCCTGCGCACGCAGGACGACTTCAGCGCGCTGGACATGGCCGCCAACCTCGACTGCCTGCAACTGCTTCGCAAACACTAG
- a CDS encoding TlpA family protein disulfide reductase gives MRPSSSFFFTRHLLALGLALALPCAPAWAVKPGEIPVLTGRTLANQPFSLAALRGKVTLVVFWSTDCPVCRDKMPELRANAQGWRGKPFELITVSVDRKLQDTAEYEQLVLTVVNKNERLLSMWAGDTAYRSSIARPVHLPAAYLLDKSGRVVEQYSGRIPPEAWDRIADLL, from the coding sequence ATGCGCCCATCCTCATCCTTCTTCTTCACCCGGCACCTGCTGGCCCTGGGGTTAGCACTGGCATTACCCTGCGCCCCCGCCTGGGCCGTCAAGCCCGGCGAGATCCCCGTGCTTACCGGCCGCACGCTGGCGAACCAGCCTTTCAGCCTGGCGGCCCTGCGCGGCAAGGTGACGCTGGTGGTGTTCTGGTCCACCGATTGCCCGGTTTGCCGCGACAAGATGCCCGAGCTGCGCGCCAATGCGCAGGGCTGGCGCGGCAAGCCCTTCGAGCTGATCACCGTCAGCGTGGACCGCAAGCTGCAGGACACGGCCGAATACGAGCAGCTGGTGCTCACGGTGGTCAACAAGAACGAGCGCCTGCTGTCGATGTGGGCGGGCGACACGGCCTACCGCAGCAGCATCGCCCGCCCCGTCCACCTGCCCGCCGCCTACCTGCTGGACAAGTCGGGCCGGGTGGTCGAGCAGTACAGCGGCCGCATCCCGCCAGAGGCCTGGGACCGCATTGCCGATCTGCTTTGA
- a CDS encoding zf-HC2 domain-containing protein — translation MKPTYPLKLTCKEAAALMVAREDRALPLADRAALRMHLLICKACPRFERQLLTMRNAMKQWRGYVDGEGER, via the coding sequence ATGAAACCGACTTATCCCCTGAAGCTGACCTGCAAGGAAGCGGCCGCGCTGATGGTCGCCCGCGAGGATCGGGCGCTGCCCCTGGCAGACCGCGCCGCCCTGCGAATGCACCTGCTCATCTGCAAGGCCTGCCCGCGCTTTGAACGCCAGCTGCTGACGATGCGCAACGCCATGAAGCAGTGGCGTGGTTATGTGGACGGGGAAGGGGAGCGCTGA
- a CDS encoding FmdB family zinc ribbon protein, which produces MPIYDYNCQGCGHPFEALVRAGSTPACPQCGNTALEKQVSRLAPAGKIEAIRMAHRRVAAAQGHLDHYSPSDKAKLLQGKKNI; this is translated from the coding sequence ATGCCCATTTACGACTACAACTGCCAGGGCTGCGGCCACCCGTTTGAAGCATTGGTGCGCGCCGGCAGCACGCCGGCCTGTCCGCAATGCGGCAACACGGCGCTGGAAAAGCAGGTCTCGCGTCTTGCCCCTGCCGGCAAGATCGAAGCCATCCGCATGGCCCACCGGCGCGTCGCCGCCGCCCAGGGCCACCTTGATCACTACAGCCCCTCCGACAAAGCCAAACTACTCCAGGGAAAGAAGAACATCTGA
- a CDS encoding ankyrin repeat domain-containing protein, whose product MSALTTWLAKQGFPGLHARHTHGDTPLMRAARQGEDAIVLALLACGAATHAVNDEGNNALWFACLHGNLAVIRRLIEAGAPIDHANDDGLTCLMQAARRSQRETQRLLLDHGATADLYAPDGRSARQMRGARSLRLKPLNHPAHPC is encoded by the coding sequence ATGAGCGCCCTCACCACCTGGCTGGCAAAGCAAGGCTTTCCCGGCCTGCACGCCCGCCATACCCACGGTGACACGCCGCTGATGCGGGCCGCCCGGCAGGGCGAGGACGCCATCGTCCTCGCCCTGCTGGCCTGTGGCGCCGCGACCCACGCCGTCAACGACGAGGGCAACAACGCGCTCTGGTTTGCCTGCCTGCACGGCAACCTGGCGGTGATCCGCCGGCTGATCGAGGCCGGCGCCCCCATTGACCACGCCAACGACGATGGCCTGACCTGCCTGATGCAGGCCGCCAGGCGCAGCCAGCGGGAAACACAGCGCCTGCTGCTGGACCACGGGGCGACGGCGGACCTGTACGCCCCCGATGGCCGCAGCGCCCGGCAGATGCGCGGCGCCCGGAGCCTGCGGCTGAAACCCCTGAACCACCCGGCACACCCATGCTGA
- a CDS encoding ArsC/Spx/MgsR family protein, whose protein sequence is MAHITFFEKPGCGGNAKQKALLRAARHTLDARDLLSWPWTAESLQPFLAPLPVADWFNRAAPRIKSGEIIPETLDAEAALALLLAEPLLIRRPLMALGEQRMAGFDAERVHAWVGLGPNAPLSQVPRVPRAPLEGCAAAAGHCASTPS, encoded by the coding sequence ATGGCCCACATCACCTTTTTCGAGAAACCCGGCTGCGGCGGCAATGCCAAACAAAAAGCCCTGCTGCGCGCCGCCCGCCACACGCTGGATGCGCGCGACCTGCTGAGCTGGCCCTGGACGGCCGAGTCGCTGCAGCCCTTCCTGGCGCCGCTGCCGGTGGCCGACTGGTTCAACCGCGCCGCGCCGCGCATCAAGTCCGGCGAAATCATTCCTGAAACGCTGGACGCCGAGGCGGCGCTGGCCCTGCTGCTGGCCGAGCCGCTGCTGATCCGCCGCCCGCTGATGGCGCTGGGCGAGCAGCGCATGGCCGGCTTTGACGCCGAACGCGTCCACGCCTGGGTCGGGCTCGGCCCGAACGCGCCCCTTTCCCAAGTGCCCCGAGTGCCCCGAGCGCCACTGGAAGGCTGCGCCGCCGCAGCCGGCCACTGCGCCTCCACCCCATCCTGA
- a CDS encoding Ohr family peroxiredoxin, with the protein MDLVYTTTMLTQGGRSGQIQNEEGSFKLKLAVPKEMKGSGDGPNPEQLFAGAFAACFEHSVRHIAKTDKLPLRGCYIEAVLSMYVNFEGAYRMALTLTAFMAGPLDQSTADSLMERAKGICPYADATKTNMTLNLKAVLDTPEAA; encoded by the coding sequence ATGGACCTCGTTTACACCACCACCATGCTGACCCAGGGCGGGCGCAGCGGCCAGATTCAAAATGAAGAAGGCAGCTTCAAGCTCAAGCTCGCCGTGCCCAAGGAAATGAAAGGCAGCGGCGACGGCCCGAATCCCGAGCAACTGTTTGCCGGTGCCTTTGCGGCGTGTTTCGAGCACTCGGTCCGCCACATCGCCAAAACCGACAAGCTGCCGCTGCGCGGCTGCTACATCGAAGCCGTGCTGTCGATGTACGTCAATTTCGAGGGCGCCTACCGCATGGCGCTGACGCTGACGGCCTTCATGGCCGGCCCGCTCGACCAGAGCACCGCCGACAGCCTGATGGAACGCGCCAAGGGCATCTGCCCCTACGCCGACGCGACCAAGACCAACATGACGCTGAACCTCAAAGCCGTGCTCGACACGCCGGAGGCCGCATGA
- a CDS encoding DUF692 domain-containing protein, whose product MPVTAIFSPDTPAMGIGWRHPHYAGLLQTGPALDFIEVHSENFFAPGGAARAVLRQGREHYPVSLHGVGLSLGSASGVDEWHLAQLAGLVQEIEPVRVSDHASFARGHIAGIDAPVHAADLLPVPFTREALAVMCSNVQRVQERLKRPIAVENLSAYLDWNAADMRETEFLAALAQRTGCSLLVDVNNLYVNAQNARLRGALNSAPGDADAALASCRDWIDQIAASPVAELHLAGHAHLGDIVIDDHGSRVCAEVWTLYRHALARLGPVPTLIEWDTDVPPLDMLLDEVARARGIAQDRPATRQPSTEARP is encoded by the coding sequence ATGCCAGTGACCGCCATCTTTTCGCCCGACACGCCGGCCATGGGCATCGGATGGCGGCACCCGCATTACGCCGGGCTGCTGCAGACCGGCCCGGCGCTGGACTTCATCGAAGTCCATTCCGAGAATTTCTTTGCCCCCGGCGGCGCGGCCCGCGCCGTGCTGCGCCAGGGGCGCGAGCACTACCCCGTCAGCCTGCACGGCGTCGGCCTGTCGCTGGGATCGGCCAGCGGGGTGGACGAATGGCACCTGGCGCAACTGGCCGGGCTGGTGCAAGAAATCGAGCCGGTGCGCGTCAGCGACCATGCCAGCTTTGCACGCGGGCACATTGCAGGCATCGACGCCCCGGTGCATGCCGCCGACCTGCTGCCCGTGCCCTTCACCCGCGAGGCGCTGGCGGTGATGTGCAGCAACGTGCAGCGGGTGCAGGAGCGCCTGAAGCGCCCCATCGCCGTCGAAAACCTGTCCGCCTACCTGGACTGGAACGCGGCCGACATGCGCGAAACCGAATTTCTGGCCGCCCTGGCGCAGCGCACCGGCTGCAGCCTGCTGGTCGATGTGAACAACCTGTATGTCAATGCGCAAAACGCCCGCTTGCGCGGCGCGTTGAACAGCGCGCCCGGCGACGCAGACGCGGCGCTGGCCAGCTGCCGCGACTGGATCGACCAGATCGCCGCCAGTCCGGTAGCCGAGCTGCACCTGGCCGGCCATGCGCACCTGGGCGACATCGTGATCGACGACCACGGCAGCCGGGTCTGCGCCGAAGTGTGGACGCTGTACCGCCACGCGCTGGCCCGCCTGGGGCCGGTGCCGACACTGATCGAGTGGGACACCGACGTGCCGCCGCTGGACATGCTGCTGGACGAAGTGGCCCGTGCGCGCGGCATCGCCCAAGACCGCCCCGCCACGCGCCAGCCATCGACCGAGGCCCGCCCATGA